The sequence CTGAGAACCACGACAAGGGggagcaaaaaaaggaatcCGCAAGACGAAAATACACACACAGCTTGGATTAAGAACGCCAAAGGTAGAAAAGACCCATAAGTAGAAGCGATTGAATTAGTAGATATCGTAGAGGTAATATTGTAAATAGTAGAATTAATAAGATTCATATAAAGCTATCTATGTAAAAATATCTTATAATCTGCTAATGCATTGGTAACGGATGGCAACGTGCGTGATAGTGCAACTGCGTGCCGACCGTAAGAAGATGCTCTAGTTTGTTGCTCCCCACTTGCACGGACGAGCACATGTCTCCACAAAGAGAAAGTTCACGTCTGCTCCCGCTTGAACAGATTGCATGTATTTACTTAAACCAAGCTTTGGAACCAGTATGAACCCAGAGTAGAATAAAATTGCTCAATTCATCTGCTGATCTCTCTCAATTTATCCACTTCAAACTGGGTTGAAGAATTCCCGCTTTTTAGCCCCAAAGAGCAACGGCATACCCATGCGGGTCTACAATCTGCATGTTGGCTATCCAGCCGGAGTATGGTGCTGGATATAGGGTGCAACACCTTGTCATATTTACAACCGAGCTAGTAACTAGAGAATCCTCAATCATAGTCTTAGGGGAGCTATCCGGTGGAGTGTAACAGACCCCCCTCCAATATCCTAGTGATCCTACTGCTAGGGCTCAGTATTTGATCAACACAGTTCCCCGTCATGGTGGTAGTCAGAGGGAAGcccaaacaaaaagaaaggttgCGACAAATCAATTCAGCTTGCAGTAGCCAGTGAAACTAATACACGATGGAGACATTTGACTGCGTCGTGGCTGGCGCTGGTAAATAACCCTTCCCTTGCGCCCTtcgcctttctctctctcttttctttttctttcatttcttttgctcTACTACCCGTCTCAGAATGTCGCATGGGTTGAAAATTGAACTTGGAATGCTAATTCGCCATGCATGTTAGGATGGTATGGACTGGCCGCCGCGAAGCAATATCGCGCCGTCCACCCAGATGATTCGCTTGTGGTGTTTGACCCTCAATCCTCTGTCGGCGGTACCTGGGCCAATGAGCGACTGTATCCTGACTTGAAGAGCAACAACCTCTTGGGCACGTATGAATATCCAGATTTCCCGATGGACCCAAACGTATTCGACGTCAAACCTGGCCAGCACATCCCCGGGGAGGTCACCAACGCATATCTCAAAGCATACGTAGACAAGTTCAATCTCGGAAACTCGATCCGTCTCCAAACTAAAGTCACTGTCGCCGAGCATCAAGACACGGACAAAGGAGGATGGATCCTGACAATTGTCAATCAAGAGGGCCACGAGTCCATGGTCTTTGCCAAGCGCTTGATTGTCGCAACTGGGCTAACTTCAGAGCCCTTCATGCCTCACTTTGATGGCCAAGAAAATTTCGGCGGCAAGGTATTTCATAGCAAACACTTTCAACAGAATCGAGATACTATTAAGACGTCCAAAGCGGTCACCGTGTTTGGCGCGACGAAGTTTGGCTGGGATGCCGCTTATACCTATGCCACTGCTGGTGTTCAAGTGAATTGGGTCATTCGATGTTCGTTGGTccatatttcttttaaatttttttccttctaaGAATTCATAAGAATGAGAGACCTTAGATTGCTAACTCGAAATCTTGCAGCGTCCGGCCATGGTCCATGCTGGATTTCCCCGTCATATGTGACCCCATTCAAGAAATGGATCGAAAAGCTCGCCAGTACGTAAGGCCCAGTATGCTTCGTTTCGATGGAGCCACATAAAAGTCTAACCTGCACCATATAGACATGCGCTTCCTTACATGGTTCAGTCCATGTGTCTTTGGCGATGCCGCTGGCTACACCCACATTCAACGCTTCCTCCACGGCACTTTTATCGGTCGCCTCATTGTCAATGCATTTTGGGCAATTCTCGGAGGCGACGTCTTATCTCTCGTAGGATATGACTCACATCCCGAGACTGCGAAGCTGAAGCCTTGGACACCAGCCATGTTTACCGCAACTAGCTTCAGCATTCTCAATTACGACGGCGATGTTCTAGAACTCGTTCGCAATGGCAAGATCAAGATCCACATTGGTGAGATCGATCACCTAAGTCAGGGCAAGGTCCATCTTTCCGATGGCACCTCCTTTGATTCGGATGCTCTCATCTCCAATACGGGCTGGAAGAACACTCCTCCAATCAAATTCTTGCCCGAGGGCATCGAAAATGAGCTCGGGTTGCCACATGACATCGAAACAGACGCACCGGCAGAGGATCTTGCAAATCAGCAGGATCTCATCAACAAAGCCGATAAGGAGATCGCCAAGCGCTACCCCAGACTGATGAACCAGCCGATCTGGAACGAGAACTATGTTCCCTTGACAAGTCAAAAGGGAATCTCAACCAAGGAGACTGTCACTCCGTACACGCCACAAACACCTTACATGCTGTACCGCTTCCTCGTCCCGCCGTCAGAACGCTTTCTCCGCTCTCGCGATGTTGCGTTCTGCGGCTTCGTCAGCAACTTCAGCAACACACTTACTGCGCATATCCAAGGCCTCTGGATCGGCGCTTACTTCGGCGGCCTCCTCACACAGGATCCTGCGCGATCTGTGGACGATCCCAAGGCCATGAACAAGCTACGATACGAGACAATGTTGCACAACCGCTTTGGCAAATGGCGTTATCCTACCGAGACAAAGGCCCCCTCCTTCATCTTCGACGCTGTTTACTACCTTGATATGCTACAGAAAGACCTCGGGTTGAATCCTCGTCGTAAGCCAAAGGGTCTGCTCACGGAAGTGACGAGCCCGTATGGCGCAGAGGATTACCGGGATCTCAATAAGGATTGGGAAGACAAGACTGGCAGCACCAGGACGGCTTGAGcgaaaatacatgtatatttcCTAGTACGATTAGCTAATTACTCACCTATTTGATATCAGCTGAACAATAGAGACACGCACTCGTCTTCAGGCCCACTCGAAAACTGcggctgaagatggagaagctcaagcaTCCACATGGTCTACGCGAGATCCACGTCTAGCTCTGGTGATCGATCATACGAGTCAGTTGAATCCTTGGTGCAAATCTTTGACAGTATTGAGAACCAAAGTGACAGCTAAGATTGTTGAAACGCTCACGGATTCATTAATATGAGCTAGGAGTTTGAGAATGTAGTAACAAGTAATAAGGTGGTAATAGcagtaatagtagtagtggtggtggtggtaaaTTGTATATTGACTATCCCTCTGTTCCACCGTACAACAAAGGTTTTTTTAGCCTAAATTAACTGCTCGTATATGAGCCCATACTTGTATTTGTACATGGTGTGAACCCTCAATTCCTCTCTGTCCAGCGCTGTACAAAGACCG comes from Trichoderma asperellum chromosome 3, complete sequence and encodes:
- a CDS encoding uncharacterized protein (EggNog:ENOG41) yields the protein METFDCVVAGAGWYGLAAAKQYRAVHPDDSLVVFDPQSSVGGTWANERLYPDLKSNNLLGTYEYPDFPMDPNVFDVKPGQHIPGEVTNAYLKAYVDKFNLGNSIRLQTKVTVAEHQDTDKGGWILTIVNQEGHESMVFAKRLIVATGLTSEPFMPHFDGQENFGGKVFHSKHFQQNRDTIKTSKAVTVFGATKFGWDAAYTYATAGVQVNWVIRSSGHGPCWISPSYVTPFKKWIEKLANMRFLTWFSPCVFGDAAGYTHIQRFLHGTFIGRLIVNAFWAILGGDVLSLVGYDSHPETAKLKPWTPAMFTATSFSILNYDGDVLELVRNGKIKIHIGEIDHLSQGKVHLSDGTSFDSDALISNTGWKNTPPIKFLPEGIENELGLPHDIETDAPAEDLANQQDLINKADKEIAKRYPRLMNQPIWNENYVPLTSQKGISTKETVTPYTPQTPYMLYRFLVPPSERFLRSRDVAFCGFVSNFSNTLTAHIQGLWIGAYFGGLLTQDPARSVDDPKAMNKLRYETMLHNRFGKWRYPTETKAPSFIFDAVYYLDMLQKDLGLNPRRKPKGLLTEVTSPYGAEDYRDLNKDWEDKTGSTRTA
- a CDS encoding uncharacterized protein (EggNog:ENOG41) → MLGWYGLAAAKQYRAVHPDDSLVVFDPQSSVGGTWANERLYPDLKSNNLLGTYEYPDFPMDPNVFDVKPGQHIPGEVTNAYLKAYVDKFNLGNSIRLQTKVTVAEHQDTDKGGWILTIVNQEGHESMVFAKRLIVATGLTSEPFMPHFDGQENFGGKVFHSKHFQQNRDTIKTSKAVTVFGATKFGWDAAYTYATAGVQVNWVIRSSGHGPCWISPSYVTPFKKWIEKLANMRFLTWFSPCVFGDAAGYTHIQRFLHGTFIGRLIVNAFWAILGGDVLSLVGYDSHPETAKLKPWTPAMFTATSFSILNYDGDVLELVRNGKIKIHIGEIDHLSQGKVHLSDGTSFDSDALISNTGWKNTPPIKFLPEGIENELGLPHDIETDAPAEDLANQQDLINKADKEIAKRYPRLMNQPIWNENYVPLTSQKGISTKETVTPYTPQTPYMLYRFLVPPSERFLRSRDVAFCGFVSNFSNTLTAHIQGLWIGAYFGGLLTQDPARSVDDPKAMNKLRYETMLHNRFGKWRYPTETKAPSFIFDAVYYLDMLQKDLGLNPRRKPKGLLTEVTSPYGAEDYRDLNKDWEDKTGSTRTA